The proteins below are encoded in one region of bacterium:
- the tal gene encoding transaldolase produces MSHPTIQKTLDLGQSIWLDFISRDLMNSGKLQQLIDNGLRGETSNPTIFEKSISKSGDYDPDIHEGHTQHWTAPQIFEHIAVTDVTRACDALRPVYDITKGTDGFVSIEVSPGLANDTDGTITEARRLWKSVNRPNLMVKIPGTDAGIPAIAAMLAEGLNINITLLFSQRQYHNTVKAWLDGLEERVRKGQDVSHIASVASFFVSRVDTAGDKLLEAKGRKDLMGKAAIANACLAYKYFLEMLQSPRWKALEKAGAHVQRPLWASTSTKNPDYPDVLYVTELMAKDTVNTLPLDTIEAWMDHGKPEPRLLENLKTAEETLKKVHDAGVDVVKITEDLIEDGVVKFTESFNQLMAAIEKKVHAEAVK; encoded by the coding sequence ATGAGCCATCCAACGATACAAAAGACTCTTGATCTGGGACAATCCATCTGGCTGGACTTCATCAGCCGTGACCTGATGAACTCGGGCAAGCTGCAGCAGTTGATCGACAACGGTTTGCGCGGCGAGACGTCGAATCCGACGATCTTCGAGAAGTCCATCAGCAAGAGCGGCGACTACGATCCGGATATCCACGAAGGCCACACTCAGCATTGGACCGCGCCGCAAATCTTCGAGCATATCGCGGTAACGGACGTCACCCGGGCCTGCGACGCTCTGCGCCCCGTCTACGACATCACGAAGGGTACAGACGGCTTTGTAAGCATCGAAGTCTCGCCGGGTCTGGCCAACGACACCGACGGCACCATTACCGAAGCCCGCCGCCTGTGGAAGAGTGTGAACCGCCCCAATCTGATGGTCAAGATTCCCGGCACGGACGCAGGAATTCCGGCCATCGCCGCCATGCTGGCGGAAGGTCTGAATATCAATATCACCCTGTTGTTCTCGCAGCGGCAGTATCATAACACCGTGAAAGCGTGGCTGGACGGCCTCGAAGAGCGCGTGCGCAAGGGGCAGGATGTCTCCCACATCGCGTCGGTCGCCAGTTTCTTTGTCAGCCGCGTGGACACAGCCGGCGACAAACTGCTTGAAGCCAAGGGCCGCAAGGACCTGATGGGCAAGGCCGCCATTGCCAATGCCTGTCTGGCGTACAAGTATTTCCTCGAGATGCTCCAGTCGCCGCGCTGGAAGGCTCTGGAAAAGGCGGGCGCGCACGTCCAGCGGCCACTGTGGGCCTCGACCTCCACCAAGAATCCTGACTATCCCGACGTGCTGTATGTCACTGAGCTGATGGCTAAGGATACGGTGAATACGCTGCCCCTCGACACCATCGAAGCCTGGATGGATCATGGCAAGCCCGAGCCGCGTCTGCTCGAGAATTTGAAGACGGCCGAAGAGACGCTGAAAAAGGTTCACGATGCCGGAGTGGACGTGGTGAAGATCACCGAAGATCTGATCGAGGACGGAGTGGTAAAATTTACGGAATCCTTCAACCAGTTGATGGCCGCCATCGAGAAGAAGGTTCACGCCGAAGCCGTTAAGTAG
- the rpiB gene encoding ribose 5-phosphate isomerase B, whose protein sequence is MKIAIGCDHAGFTLKSELVPWLLKAGYEIIDVGTMSLDPVDYPDYARAVGLEVISGNAERGIIICGSGVGACVAANKMKGVRAGLSADTFSARQGVEDDDVNVLCLGARVIGGELAKEIVIAFLKARFSHLERHERRLKKVLAMEAAGA, encoded by the coding sequence ATGAAGATTGCCATCGGCTGTGACCACGCGGGATTTACCCTGAAGAGCGAACTGGTTCCGTGGCTGTTGAAAGCCGGCTACGAGATAATTGACGTCGGCACGATGTCGCTTGATCCCGTGGACTATCCCGATTATGCGCGCGCGGTGGGGCTGGAAGTGATTTCCGGAAACGCGGAGCGTGGCATTATCATCTGCGGCAGCGGCGTCGGCGCATGCGTGGCAGCGAATAAGATGAAAGGCGTGCGTGCGGGACTGTCGGCGGATACCTTCTCGGCGCGGCAGGGTGTGGAAGACGATGACGTCAACGTGCTCTGCCTCGGTGCGCGGGTTATCGGCGGCGAGCTTGCCAAGGAAATCGTGATCGCATTCCTGAAGGCGCGCTTTTCCCACTTGGAACGCCATGAACGCCGTCTCAAAAAGGTGCTCGCGATGGAAGCCGCCGGAGCGTAA